The Megalops cyprinoides isolate fMegCyp1 chromosome 9, fMegCyp1.pri, whole genome shotgun sequence genome has a window encoding:
- the LOC118782980 gene encoding T-cell surface glycoprotein CD3 gamma chain-like, with protein sequence MSCGGKWKIENGTDKLSLTYEDANSNEYTCEKQNSIKIFVKFRTCDNCIELDPSTVSGILVGDLVATVLIGVAVYFIASQPKGKQVYRGSKASDRQNLIQNQQNDTYQPLTQGHSSEYSQLEKRKR encoded by the exons ATGTCTTGTG GTGGTAaatggaaaattgaaaatgGAACTGACAAACTGAGTCTGACATATGAGGATGCAAACTCAAATGAGTACACATGTGAGAAGCAAAACTCCATAAAAATCTTTGTGAAATTTCGAA CCTGCGACAACTGTATCGAGTTGGATCCGTCCACTGTGTCCGGGATTCTCGTGGGAGACCTTGTGGCCACGGTTCTGATCGGGGTGGCCGTCTACTTCATTGCCTCGCAGCCTAAGGGCAAGCAGGTCTACCGTGGCAGCAAAG CATCTGACCGTCAGAACCTCATTCAGAACCAGCAGAATGACACCTACCAG cccCTGACTCAAGGCCATTCTTCAGAGTACAGCCAGCTGGAGAAACGGAAGAGATAG